A genomic segment from Truepera sp. encodes:
- a CDS encoding isocitrate lyase/phosphoenolpyruvate mutase family protein, with the protein MTTRLDLHVRNAERFRSLHHDALPLILPNAWDAASAATLVAGGFGAIATSSGAISRSLGYSDGEGTPADEMFAATARIVAGAAAERGAGLPPVLVTADIETGYGLSAAELVARLVEAGAVGCNLEDSDPRTGKLMSASEQVDRIRAVVRAAHEAGTALVVNARVDVHVRQDGPEHSRLERSMARARLYLDAGADCVFPIMLSDDADIAAYVKGVPGPVNIMARATTPSLRRLAELGVARVTFGSGLHRVALTALKEAAERISRGEGP; encoded by the coding sequence ATGACCACCCGCCTGGACCTGCACGTCAGGAACGCCGAGCGCTTCAGGTCGCTTCACCACGACGCATTACCCCTGATCCTGCCGAACGCGTGGGACGCCGCCAGCGCCGCAACGCTCGTGGCAGGGGGCTTCGGCGCCATCGCCACCTCGAGCGGCGCCATCTCACGCAGCCTGGGCTATTCGGACGGCGAGGGCACGCCCGCGGACGAGATGTTCGCGGCCACGGCGCGCATCGTCGCTGGAGCTGCGGCCGAGCGCGGCGCCGGGTTGCCCCCGGTGCTGGTCACGGCGGACATCGAGACCGGTTACGGCCTGAGTGCCGCCGAGCTGGTCGCGCGGTTGGTCGAGGCCGGCGCCGTGGGTTGCAACCTCGAAGACAGCGACCCGCGCACCGGGAAGCTGATGAGCGCGTCAGAACAGGTGGACCGCATAAGGGCGGTGGTGCGCGCCGCGCATGAGGCAGGAACGGCTCTGGTGGTCAACGCCCGGGTCGACGTGCACGTGCGCCAAGACGGCCCCGAGCACTCGCGGCTCGAGCGCTCCATGGCGCGCGCCCGCCTCTACCTGGACGCGGGCGCCGACTGCGTCTTCCCCATCATGCTGAGTGACGACGCCGATATCGCGGCGTACGTGAAGGGCGTGCCCGGCCCGGTGAATATCATGGCGCGCGCTACCACGCCTAGCCTGCGCCGGCTGGCCGAGTTGGGCGTTGCACGCGTGACGTTCGGGAGCGGCCTGCACCGGGTGGCGTTGACGGCGCTGAAGGAGGCGGCCGAG